From Chryseotalea sp. WA131a:
GGTGAGTACCTGACCGATGCCCAAGTAAAGAAAAGAGCTTCTGAATGGCTCGGAAGATAATTTGGGCTAAGAAGGCAGCCTTAGAGAAAGACGCTATTCTAGCGTATTGGTTAAAACGAAATCAAAGTAATGTCTATCCAAAAAAACTAAGCACTCTTTTTCATCAGGCCACCAAATGGCTTTCAAAAAACCCATTAACAGGAAGAAGAACATCTGCTGAAGGTGTTCGGGTAAAAGTGGTTCGTGATTACCTTTTATTCTACAAATTCGATGATAAAACCGTGTTTGTTCTTGCTATTTGGGATATGAGAAGAGACCCAGCAAAAAGGCCTTTCAAATTGTAAAGGCTAGATAATCTGTTAACCAAATATTAATTTCTTTACGGCAACATCAACCCAATGTTATCTTGAGTCGCAGTGTAAATACCTGTTTTTCAGTTGAGTTAAATGAATTGAGGTGAGAATCTACTTTTTTAAAAGGCCTTTTTAAAAAGAAATTGACCCAATCTCTTAACAATTCCTTAATAATGGCGACCCACCTAGGTAACATGCCATTGCCACCTTTGCGCCAAATTTAAAGGTATGCAAAAAATTTACGTATTGGCTTTGGTTTGTTTTTTCTCATTAGGAGCAAAGGCACAATATGGTTCCATTAGCGGAACTGTAGTTGACTTTAAAAGCAAAGAGGCTCTCATTGGTGCCAATGTTGTTATACAGGGCACGTCAGTGGGTTCTGCCACCGATCTCGAGGGTGGCTACACTATTTCGAATTTAAAACCGGGTACGTATGTGCTCGTCATATCATCTGTCACCTACAAGACCCAAACAGTTGCGGACGTAACGGTCGAGAGCGGAAAAAAAACAACGGTAGATGTAACCTTGGTAGAAGATGTTGCTGAACTTGCCGAAGTAGTGGTTACGGCCACCCGCGAAGTAAACAATGATGTGTCGCTGATGATGGGTATTAAAGAAAGCAAGTTAGTAGTAAGCGGTATTTCGGCAGAGCAGATTGTGAAGATGCCAGACAAAGATGCAGCCCAAGTAATGCAACGCGTGTCAGGTGTTACTATCACAGACAATCGTTTTGTGGTAGTTCGTGGAATGCCCGAACGATATAATCAAGTTTTGATAAATGGTGCAGTTGGCCCAAGTACAGAAGTTGACAAACGGTCTTTTTCTTTCGATTTAATTCCCGCGGGGGCACTCGATCAATTGTTGATTTACAAATCAGCCACACCTGAATTGCCAGGTGATGCTGCCGGTGGAATTATTCAGATGGTGACAAAAAATCCAACGGATGAGAAATTTATAAGTTTCGGAGTAAACGTTGGATTACGTCAAGGGACTAGTTTTGAAAACTATTCGCAATCGAGGGGTAGTTCAACAGATAAATTCGGTTTTGATGATGGATTTAGGTCTTTACCATCAACACTTCCTTCAACTCAAGTATTACAAAACCCCAACGTAAATGGATCTCTACTTGAGTCCTCAGGTAAGTCGCTCACTAATAACTTTGATTATACAACAAGAACTGCATCTCCTGATTGGGGTTCTAATCTAACCATCTCGGAAGGATTTAATATTGGCAGCGTTCGCGCACGAAATATTACGGCACTGTCGTATAGCAATAGTTACCAGTCTTTTGTTGCGCAATTTTTAAGGTACAATCAGATTAAAGAAACAAATAGCCCTAAAAGATTTGAGTACTTTGACAATTTCTTTTCTAATAATGTTAAAGTAAGTGCAATGCATAATTGGAGTTTCGCGCTCAATCCAAAGCACAAGATTGAGTTCAAAAACTTATTCGTTCAAATCGGACAAAACGAAACAACTCTTAGAATAGGTAATGATTTTGCTCAAAAGATATCTGAAGACTTAAGGAATTATGCTTATCATTATTTATCACGCAGCATCTATTCTGGACAGCTACAGGGATTTCATGAATTTGGTAGCTCAGGCAAATCAAAGATTAACTGGGTAATAGGGACAAGTTTTATCGATCGTAATGAACCTGATTTCAGAAGGTTTAGAACACAGAGATTAAAAACTGCGGCTGAGACAGATCCCTTTGAAATCATTTTGCCAAGTGCTGGAAGCTTAACGGAGACTGGTAGGTTTTGGTCTACTTTGAAAGACAAAGGTTTTTCTCATGGTGTTAACTTCGACCAAAGCCTGACTAGCTCAAAAGAAAAGCGGAAGGCACAGTTGAAAGCTGGTTACTACTTAGACTATAAAGAAAGATCTTTTATGGCAAGAACAATAAATTATATTGCTCCCGATCCTTCTGCGGTGACACAAATAGTCATTCAACCATTATCAACTGTTTTGTCGCCTCAAAACATAAGTAGAATAGGAGGTTTAGCTATTCGAGATAATACACAGCCACGTGATTCATATAGCGGCACTGGTTTGGTTGGTGCCGGGTATTTAAGTGGTAACCTTCCAGTCGGAAAGTTTGATTTTGCGACTGGTTTAAGGTTAGAATATTTTCGACAAACATTGAAAGGTTTTGAAGGAAGTGATGCGTCAAAGCCGGTAAACGTTGACAATTCAATTCTTTCAACGCTCCCATCTTTGAACACGGCATTTAACGTGTCAGACCGCGAACTCATTCGTTTCGCTTATAGCCGAACAGTTAACCGCCCTGAGTTCAGGGAAATTGCTCCGTTCTTATTTTACGCATTTGAATACGAAGCGGCAATCATTGGAAACCCAA
This genomic window contains:
- a CDS encoding type II toxin-antitoxin system RelE/ParE family toxin; its protein translation is MARKIIWAKKAALEKDAILAYWLKRNQSNVYPKKLSTLFHQATKWLSKNPLTGRRTSAEGVRVKVVRDYLLFYKFDDKTVFVLAIWDMRRDPAKRPFKL
- a CDS encoding carboxypeptidase-like regulatory domain-containing protein → MQKIYVLALVCFFSLGAKAQYGSISGTVVDFKSKEALIGANVVIQGTSVGSATDLEGGYTISNLKPGTYVLVISSVTYKTQTVADVTVESGKKTTVDVTLVEDVAELAEVVVTATREVNNDVSLMMGIKESKLVVSGISAEQIVKMPDKDAAQVMQRVSGVTITDNRFVVVRGMPERYNQVLINGAVGPSTEVDKRSFSFDLIPAGALDQLLIYKSATPELPGDAAGGIIQMVTKNPTDEKFISFGVNVGLRQGTSFENYSQSRGSSTDKFGFDDGFRSLPSTLPSTQVLQNPNVNGSLLESSGKSLTNNFDYTTRTASPDWGSNLTISEGFNIGSVRARNITALSYSNSYQSFVAQFLRYNQIKETNSPKRFEYFDNFFSNNVKVSAMHNWSFALNPKHKIEFKNLFVQIGQNETTLRIGNDFAQKISEDLRNYAYHYLSRSIYSGQLQGFHEFGSSGKSKINWVIGTSFIDRNEPDFRRFRTQRLKTAAETDPFEIILPSAGSLTETGRFWSTLKDKGFSHGVNFDQSLTSSKEKRKAQLKAGYYLDYKERSFMARTINYIAPDPSAVTQIVIQPLSTVLSPQNISRIGGLAIRDNTQPRDSYSGTGLVGAGYLSGNLPVGKFDFATGLRLEYFRQTLKGFEGSDASKPVNVDNSILSTLPSLNTAFNVSDRELIRFAYSRTVNRPEFREIAPFLFYAFEYEAAIIGNPNLKIANIDNFDLRYEMYPNPGETFSVGAFYKYIANPIEIFLQRTAENPQLTYNNAKQAINWGFELEFKKSLAGLGVNRLFRNTTFNLNASWIKSEVQIPNDPQFANLDQKRPLQGQSPYIINTGLYYFDEEKGYGVNIGYNVFGPRIFAVGDDLFPSWWEMPRHSLDLQLSKTFWKKFDVKFNAQNLLNARYWLMQDNNRDQSIDLKEDLIQSYRIGSQYTLSASWKFALK